CCATCAGGCCCTCCCAACGATCTAGCCGATGATCAAGCCCCCGAAGATGAGTTCTATGTGCGCAATGATCACACAGATGGGATGTGGATAGATGATGATGATTCTGAACCTTCTACTACAAGTaaacagaagaaaagaaaacatTGAGATGGTTTTGTATGTTAGAAATGAAAACTCAAACTATTTTGCTGttgttcttttcattttctAAAACATTATGTTTTGTTCATTTTATGAAAATTTCTATTTTGTGCGTTTACGGTTCTGTTTTTAATCTGTGACTATGAATCAATAGGGGGTTAGGTTGACCTTCTATGTTTTTTTTGATGTGGATACTAATATGACCTGCTGCTTTGAATATTAATCTACTGACCTGCTGCTAATTTATTGCTTTTTGCGCATACTGATGTACTAATTTGCTACTATGAATACTAAATACTGATTTACTGATATGCTGCTGTGTACTAATCTACTTATCTACTGATATGCTGCTAAGAATGCTGATCTGCTGTGAATACTGGTCTGCTGATCTTGTTACTGATCCTGCACATTCTGACTACTCATTAAATATTGATCTACTGATCTTGCTACTTATCAATAGTATTTTGCTGCTCTAAATATGTATCTACTGATTTGGTTATAATCTGTtgctttgcccattttttttcATATTGATCAACTGATCTGCTCTAATTGCTGATTAAATACTGATCTACTGATCTTGCTACTAATCAATACTGATGTACTGATTTTTCACCGTTATTTGTTTCTTAAGTGAACTATTGTCAGATTCTCTCAAAATATTACCTGCGTTACTCTAATATGGGTGCTTGCATACTTAAAAACCTACATAAGTTCTTAATTGTACACATTCGTGCGCTTGTTGATGATAGTCAGCTGAGTCCTTGTCCTGAATTGAGATTATTGTTCTTAACGCTTGTAGAGGTATACTGAAACTTTGAAACAAATGGATGTTTCTAATGAGTCGATACTTTTTATCGTGACTCTATGAGGAATGAGGGTTAAGGGAtcaattattattgttgttatccTCTTGTTTAGAAAATCTAAACAGAGGGAAAGAACACGAATTTCAAAACCTATTGACTCCGGCAGGCTGCAAcactttttatttaatttgataACCTAACCTTTCTTTTGTACTTACATTAAGTGTCACTTATTTTCTCAGATCAATGGTTTCTTCACAACAACATACCACTTAATTTGTTCCCCCgccaaagaaaggaaaagaagacAAAGGTCGTGGAGTCACTAGAATGAGTAAAGTTGTTCGAGCAAGGAATAAGGGGCTCAAATTTCAGGTTAATTGGAATATCAATGATTTACCAATTGGTAAAGACAGTGAAGGTATGATGAGTTATTGGGGAACTAGCATCCGCACCAATGTCCCAATTACTCTTAAAACATGGGAAAATGTTCCTCAACGTTTGCTAGATTCTCTGTTTGAAGATGTTGCGGTAATAATATCATTATTACATTTACGCCTATGTTGTTAAATTATTATTCTTTATATGATGGTGAACCTCAGCATTGATTAATGTTATTCTTTACTTCTTAGATAACATATAACATTGACCCTAAGAAGAAAAAATGGATGATTGAAAAAAGCTAACACTGCTTGGACGAACTTCAAATATGAGCTCTCAAGAAATTGGACCTGGACATCGCAAATGGAAATACGTACAActccaccaaagaaatacaattttatcaaGTCAAATGATTGGAAAGAGTTTGTTTAAAGTCGACTAACAAAAGAATGGCAAGTATTTTGTACTTTCTATAGTCATTTAAAGACTTACAAAAGATTGATTGTGTCATTACttcttttttggtaaataaggtTATATTACACCAAAGAGCAGCAGTTAATACAACTTACAAACAATAGTGATTCAGAACTGTAGCAGGGATATTTATATTGAAAGGGTGCACTGTGTGGAGGGGGAGGGAAACAATGGTAGGATAACCAAAGTGAATCTACTACCATAAGACAATATAAGTTTCCAAACCCTCAAAAGATCAGAAAATGTAATATAACAGAAATGTAATATAACAGCTACATACTCCCTTTGTCTAAAAATAAGTCATTATATATACTATTAGATATAGAAAATAGTTAGCTTTCCAAACATCTATTCACTTATATGGATCAAAGGAGAGGAAGTGAAGGAGACATATTTTATACTTCCTTCGTTGCCAAAAACTTTATGCGTTTCTTTTGGGGCCATAGTTTTAGGTAAGATAATTATATACTTACGCacaacatttgtagctactggATATGGTGGACAACGAAAACAACCTAACCAAGGTACAAATTTAGCTCTCGAACATCAGTATTTGGCAGTAATATTATTACTTGATCTGTAGCATTATTTGATAATAATAAGTATCTGATCTGTAGCATTATTTCAGCACTGCTAAACAGAGTTCCAAATAGATCTTGACCTAAACAAAATACTCAAGATCTGCTTTATTATTTGGCAGTGTTAATCCACCTTGAACTAACAACCTATTTTTGTTTATCAGGAGAAGAGTGCAGCTGTGAAGAAGTATGAAGGGGGACATTTATATCCTCAAAAGCGAGCTCGTAGAGGATATGCTcgatttgagcaagatgtggtAAATCAAGTTTGAGTATGTCTATGAAATAAATTGATATAAAATGTATCGTAGAAAGGTCACAATTTTAATTTCTTGTTTCTCAGATCAAAGAGATGAAACGCATTTATGTATCATCGATTGGATGAGCTCAGCTGTGGAAATTAATGAGGACCGACAACAAAGGGAATGTTCAGGAAGAGGCTAAAGAAGTTGCTAAGCGTATTGTATGAGTTTGATATGGAGTTGTTGTTTGATTTATCACAATGTTAGTCAatgtaataattttttttataactttgtTTCTTATGCATGCTTGTGTTGTAGGATTACTTTATGCATCAAGCTGAAAAAGGTGAGATTGAAGACACGGGTCGTGAAGATGTATTGTCCAAGGCCTTGGAGGAGAAACGATATGGTGGTGAGAGGGGTTGGATTTGGAGTGACAAATACAGATTATTTTGGAGCGATAACAACTAGAAAAGAGTATATGGATCAAGTAACAAAATCTTGGAGCGGGAAATAAAGGATATGAAGAATAAAAATCCTAAGGGAAAAAAGAATCGTtcggtggaggaggaggaggagaaggaggaggaggaggaggaggaggagaacgACAAAGAGGATGAGGAGGAAGATGAAATGGACATTGAGGAGAATGTTGATGGCGTTAAGTTGGATCACATTGGGGACACGACTATCTCTATTTCTCCAGAGGTAAATTGATTAAACCTTTTCATTGAACCATGTGCCTATGTCAATTCCATTTGTTTGCATAATCCTAATCCTGCTATTGGATATGGGCAACACACTATCTCCTATCCTTTATTGCTTAAGTTATCAAATTCTGAAACCATTCCGTGCAATCACTAATATGTATAAGACATTTAGGCAGAATTTAGATGCACTGGTCAAcctttgttttttttggtaaataagtaAGATTTTATTAACCATATCATTAATAATACAAACATTGAGAAGCAAGCCAAGTACGAAGACAAGGAAAAAACACTAAAcacaaaaacaacaagaaagaagcCTTAATCAGCTAGCAACAATCTTGCTAAGTTTCTGAATATGAAAGCATCTAGCATAAACAATCAACTGAATCTGCTTCACAACATCTCTGTAGTCTTGCTGTCTCTTTTGATATTTCCTGTAATTTCTTTCTTTCCAAATGTAATATACAACAACAGTCATCACCATTCTATAAATATGAAACTTTGCTTTGTTGGACTTTAAAGTATTAATCAACCTCAATTCAGTAGTCCAGTCTTCAGCTTTCCTATTCCAGCCAAGCCAATTCAGAAGACAATCCCAAAGTTTGGTAGAAAACTCACAAGCAAAAAATAGATGGTTCACAGTCTCATTTGCAACACAACAAAGGCTACAAACCTTAGCACAATTAGTGTTATTTTTTTGAGGAAATGCAGTGAGCAGCAGCATACTGCAGTGAGCCCACTAAGAAGCAACATATTGCAGTGAGCACACTGAGCAGCAATATACTGTAGTCAGCAACAACATACTACATTCAGCAGCATCAATTGACTCCTTCTATCTTTGCTGGTTCTTATGCTCTCTAATTCAGTTAAGTGCTTTCAATTGAACAACTAACGTGACAAGTTTCATTTATAGGAGAATGTTGAAGTTTTGAAGTTAGATCACATTGGGCACACAACTACAAAACATGATATTTCTATTATGCCCGAGGTAAATAGACTGAActtgataatttaatttcaaaaaaCAATCTGCCACATACTTGtgatttcttaattaatttagaTAAAGAAGCATGACAAATGCAATTCCTGTTGACGTTGATGTTGTGAATTTATAACTCATTTGTTGACTCTTGTAGGGTTTAACTTCTTGCAAATTAGCATTGTCCAATCCTCGGTACCGAGTGGTTGCTACTGGTGCACAACTTTAAAACTGGCACAGCAATGCATCATCAACCAATACCATCAGGATATGCACGAGTTGGTATCAGTTATTCTACGGAGATGGACACTCTTTTTCCCGTGCCGCTTGAAGGAGAAGCTGTAACCATCAAAGAAGCTATAGGAACCCTTGTTTTTTGGCCTATAGAACTTATTGTTCTAGATACGGCGGTAAAAACTATTGCTACATGTGTATTATTTATGGTTTTTAACATTTTTTATGAACGACGATTTTGTGTTACTTATAGGCGAAAATTTCTTCAAAAGATAATGAAAAACAAGTAGGATCCATCAAAACTCCAGCGCCGTCAACAGGAGAATCTCACAAGGTAGAAGAAGGTTGTGAGGACATTGTAAATGTGGCTACCCTTCCAGAATGCCTTTATATGTTTCATATGTGTGTTTCGAAGATGGAACGTAGagaacaaattaaaattttcattgAAATTGGAATAACAACTCAAATCAAGGACATCTTTCTTGGTAAGAAAGAACTCATTCGTCTCCTTGCACAAGAACAACTTGAGCTGCCCCAGACATATATGTCGTAAGTATATATTCCTTTTTGTTTCATTTCCTTGAAATTAACTTTAccatttggattttgaaatttagGGAATTGTTACATCTTCTGTCGAATAATCCTTAATATACCTTTTCTTTCCTTGAAAATTTATAGGAAGTTATATGATAAGTGTTGTTGGACTAGATGTTCTGCTTTGTTTGGGTTTTTATGCCGATCGGGGATATCCCTTGTGACCCAATTTAAAAGAGGGGAGTCGAAGAAGGTAAAAGAGTGTAAAAGAAGTCGGATGCAATACATTGTGGATACACTAAAAGAAACAACGGCTAAAGAAAAAATCTTCATTGCTCCATATAATATTGGGTATAATATCTTTCACTCACTTCTATTTAAATGTTTTCTTATTGGGAATCTTCTCTTATGAATGAAAAGTTGATATGATGTTATGTAGGTATCATTGGGTTTTGTGCGTCATTGATCCTTACAATAACACGGTATATTACTTGGATTCTTTACGTACTCTTGAATTTATACGAAACGAACAAGGCATCATTGGGGATTTACTTGAAAACGTTAACACGTAAGTGAGTTTAATTAACAACCATTGCTTGGCTTTAACTAAATTTTatatgataattaattaatggtaTTGTCTTAATTTTGTTACTCTTTAGAGCACTTTTCCAATTTCAAAGTGAAAGGGAGCTTGCCACAAAGTTGAAGATGAGCACAAAATGGCTAAAAATACAAGTAAGCAATTTacatattattttattagttcGATCTGAAAATGTATAGCATATATTACTAAGCTCTGGTTTTTTTTTGGTAGTGTCCTTTCCAAGAAGATTACATAAAATGTGGATATTATGTGATGAGGTTCATGAAGGAGATAATCTCACACAAGCGACTTCAAATTCCTGAAGTTGTAAGTCTTATTTCTGCTGAACTTTTTTGCTTTTGCAAATCTTAACTTAGTTTTTGTGAACACTACTAAAAGTAGCATATGAACACAAAGCACAACCATGTCTAGGAGCTGGGGTAATTTTATTTACAGGAATAATGCAtcatgttgtggggtttttccggtgagataccttggaggtttcttggtaacttttaaagattaaacaagattgtatttttatagagagagaaagtagagagaaggcagagcagcaattgccctagaatgtattgattgtgacccctttttctagggaagtgggaatatttatagtactaggtttttgtgggaatgacctaatattccccttacatgattggctggggaatgggagaaggacacgtgtcctttctccttacaattctctgatcccttgtagcaatagtgggctatttgggcctattgtgcttagtaattcacttgggatacatactaattaagcccttttccaggtataggttttatacgtacatttatacatacttaaatacatacattgtagatacctagattgatactcatgccccggagtagactttgcatgatttctgcttagggggcgcaatacgtgccaggtgtcacatcttcattggtgcacgaaggcatggtaattttgcccacaacatttgcccctcaagaagggcatttctggaaacactttccgggtatcgcttcttgatctttgatttgcatcttcatctttgggtcaggtgttgagggggtgacacgtgtcacccttctctattttgcccctccctatatatagaggggggggggtaaatttcatttttttacatttcgttttcacagagctctcataggcgatttccggcgtgttcctaccaccatcaggcgatttccggccaccacgagactcatccttttcctcgtcaaactcatcctgttcttcgcgaaattcatcccgttcttcgcgaaactcatcctgttcttcaccaagtacttcgcggatctttcaaggttagttttcgcctttcttatttttgttatcctctcgtcatttttctctttgttagcggccgacctcttagtactaggtaagggtttaaaggttttatttaagatttttccgccgttcatcttttgtcggggcggacgtccaatcgcgtctttttcttcattgttggtcacccctaagccgtgcttcgttcactatgcagaaggcatggctagaaccaagcaaacggcagatcctacgcgcctgcgcttgcgggaaggagcatcgacacctcctagggagagatattcttccaccgcctcggcagtcgacgaagaatttgccgaactctttcaagagatcgacgagtacgtcgaggcgggggagcaggcggcaagctcgtcggagggtacagcgagccaggcagtgggggagccaagcgtcgctccattgtcatcggccgccgaggagcaagaagctgctccccagcttattaggcccagaggacgggaggaggcccaattgcttccgtcagaaattcacccagacgtgggctggatgcggtggctagacaggcacggagccaagatgagggatgacctctgcgtgggggaagggtaccaaatgcgcgtgccggccggtctggactcgaccgtcagcctgcttgccgagggagaattccctgtgtatgccgcgtcaatcaaactcggcatgagattccctccacaccccttcgttgtggaggtgttagatggttttaatattggggtggcccagctgacccccaactcatgggcggatatctttggctacattgccaaatgtgcgctgaacgacgtggagccgtccttcaacgcctttctgcatctggtctccctctctcgttcccctagtgccgccaaagggtggtttaatctgagcagccgtggtacctaccagacagtggtcggcaagctcagcaagtggcatatatggaggaagaggtgggtcgtgttttacacggacgaccaggagatgtatgagcgaatgagccgttggaactgcaacgccaacttcatggatcgtgacgagccccttccaccccttactgccaaagagtgggatcagataatggtcctgttcagggccaacacttaccacttaacagtggataagagtttccatgtgccggccgagtggttgccgcacattagccagtttcggaacgaggcttttctagcggccgtaggcttaggatattccatgactcgaggttgtatgccaatttatgtgccgCTCTGCCTTGGTCTTATtcatttttctaactttggatttcttttgttctcagaggaaggaatgagcaagttgtcggcggcggataccgggaaaggcgatatgaccgattggatggcggacatctatgaggccaagatgcaaaaagccaaggccgagttggaggagaaggtgagtattctcttaggttgttttttgcaagttaagcttCCTCCGTCCATTGTCTATAGTGGACGTCTAtttagtgacgagccgataTCCTGACATGTGACCCATGTTTGCTAATGttggcctcgtcactttttaatgacgggccccttTGTGAGTGTTTTTCCTATggttgccaaggtgcgcctcgtcaccttttaagacgggccacccccaccccttttttacaagtgactcgtggttgatagggtacgcctcgtcattttcgagacAGGCGTCCTTTTTTATGACGAGCCATTTTTATATGAGTgttgcacttgataaggtacgcctcgtcatttttaagacgggcgtccttttttaatgacgagccactatttaatgacttgtgattgataaggtacgccccgtcatttttaagacgggcgtcctttttcaatgacgagccactgttctgtgagtgacttgtgattgaaaaggtacgcctcgtcatttttgagacgggcgtcctttttaatgacgagccactgttctgtgagtgacttgtgattgatgaggtacgcctcgtcatttttaagacgggcgtccttttttaatgacgagccactatttaatgacttgtgattgataaggtacgccccgtcatttttaagacgggcgtcctttttcaatgacgagccactgttctgtgagtgacttgtgatggaaaaggtacgcctcgtcatttttgagacgggcgtccttttttaatgacgagccactgttctgtgagtgacttgtgattgatgaggtacgcctcgtcatttttgagatgggcgtcctttttaatgacgagccactacatggtgagtgacttgtgattgatcagGTACgccgtcatttttaagatgggcgtcctttttaatgacgagccactatatggtgagtgacttgcgatagatgacgaggcctaatatttgactgtcctttcttttttagcaagctaaggacacggctagggcgtcagggaagaagaaggggacgactctgtcccagctgaagaagagagctgtgccggctggctcggagactccgagtaccttcaagaagccaaaacccctacctcgccgtctcgtgaagaaagacgagtcgaaggttgctgaggggggatgccctgatgacgaagagatgggcgtggacaagccgtctctggtggtggacttggtgtccaaatcgaggtccggtgggcatccggacgagctggaggaccctctttcgggaatcccggccgacgtccgctctcagataccggcggaggtggctcgccgagctaggtcttcgggcggtaagtattattcgaacgtcgttcagacgtatcgagcctcctctggcagttcttcttactctccgcgtcatcctaaggccgttgtttttcctatagccaaagacaaagggaaggatgcagctgctgccgaggacgagaacgtacctgctactccccactattcgtcaaaggata
This genomic stretch from Spinacia oleracea cultivar Varoflay chromosome 3, BTI_SOV_V1, whole genome shotgun sequence harbors:
- the LOC130469834 gene encoding uncharacterized protein, whose product is MHHQPIPSGYARVGISYSTEMDTLFPVPLEGEAVTIKEAIGTLVFWPIELIVLDTAVKTIATCAKISSKDNEKQVGSIKTPAPSTGESHKVEEGCEDIVNVATLPECLYMFHMCVSKMERREQIKIFIEIGITTQIKDIFLGKKELIRLLAQEQLELPQTYMSKLYDKCCWTRCSALFGFLCRSGISLVTQFKRGESKKVKECKRSRMQYIVDTLKETTAKEKIFIAPYNIGYHWVLCVIDPYNNTVYYLDSLRTLEFIRNEQGIIGDLLENVNTALFQFQSERELATKLKMSTKWLKIQCPFQEDYIKCGYYVMRFMKEIISHKRLQIPEVVSLISAELFCFCKS